One window from the genome of Sulfodiicoccus acidiphilus encodes:
- a CDS encoding 50S ribosomal protein L1 — translation MIVTQEKLAEALSEALSEGLNPKRNFTQAVDVIVVFKDVNMKVGDVKLRETVFLPNRPSVERRVLVVPNFEQLENAKKAQPAVVMSKDELQKLQGNKRAVKKLASQNQWFLISQDNMALAGRVLGPALGPRGKFPVPMPNNLDPVEVISNYKRATLLRTKDQPHVQAFIGTVDLGPDKLAANALAVLNVVESKLKSQSNVKAIYVKTTMGKPVRVK, via the coding sequence TTGATCGTCACCCAAGAGAAGCTGGCGGAGGCCCTGAGCGAAGCACTTTCAGAGGGACTCAATCCAAAGAGGAACTTCACCCAAGCTGTTGATGTGATAGTGGTCTTCAAGGATGTCAACATGAAGGTTGGAGACGTGAAGCTCAGGGAGACGGTTTTCCTGCCTAACAGACCATCAGTGGAGAGGAGAGTTCTCGTCGTGCCCAACTTCGAACAACTAGAGAACGCTAAGAAGGCCCAACCAGCCGTCGTAATGAGCAAGGACGAACTACAGAAGCTTCAGGGGAACAAAAGGGCAGTGAAGAAACTAGCCAGCCAAAACCAATGGTTCCTCATTTCCCAAGATAATATGGCCCTAGCTGGTAGGGTCCTAGGACCAGCCCTTGGTCCTCGAGGCAAATTCCCGGTTCCTATGCCCAACAACCTAGACCCAGTGGAGGTCATCTCCAACTACAAAAGGGCAACACTTCTTAGGACCAAGGATCAACCTCACGTACAAGCATTCATAGGTACAGTGGACCTAGGTCCGGATAAGCTTGCCGCCAACGCTTTAGCTGTGCTCAACGTAGTCGAGTCGAAGCTCAAGAGCCAATCTAACGTGAAGGCAATCTACGTGAAGACCACGATGGGGAAGCCAGTCAGGGTGAAGTGA
- a CDS encoding 50S ribosomal protein L10, translating to MALAMKAKKIADWKIKEVEELAQRLSETKTFIVASIEGFPADKLGEIRKRLRGKAEVRVVRNTLFQLAAKKAGIEIGELERTLTGPNAFIITDKNPFEVSIDISKFKLKRFARPGDKADEEIVIPAGDTGMQAGPILSTFGKLKVQTRVQEGRVFVVKDAVIARPGDPIPIDALAILQKLGVQPVYIQLKMKGAYQDGVVIDAEQLKIDLDSYRNEVAVAGRNSATLASEIALPIPEVLKASITKAFQRATAVSAEAGFVTPETAQAVFSRAVAKATALALAISGSVNLGVVPAQQAAPQQEAKKEKEEEKKGPSEEELAEGLSSLFG from the coding sequence ATGGCACTTGCTATGAAGGCCAAGAAGATTGCAGACTGGAAGATTAAAGAAGTCGAGGAGCTAGCTCAGAGACTAAGCGAGACAAAGACTTTCATAGTCGCCAGCATAGAGGGATTCCCCGCAGATAAGCTAGGAGAGATAAGGAAGAGGCTAAGAGGTAAAGCAGAGGTCAGGGTGGTCAGGAACACTTTATTTCAGCTCGCCGCCAAGAAGGCTGGAATAGAGATTGGTGAACTAGAGAGAACTCTGACCGGACCGAACGCCTTCATCATAACTGACAAGAATCCGTTCGAGGTCTCAATAGACATCTCAAAATTCAAGCTGAAGAGGTTCGCCAGGCCAGGTGATAAAGCAGATGAGGAAATAGTGATACCGGCCGGAGACACTGGAATGCAAGCTGGGCCCATCCTCAGCACGTTCGGGAAGCTCAAGGTGCAAACCAGAGTTCAGGAGGGAAGGGTCTTTGTCGTAAAGGACGCTGTCATAGCTAGGCCTGGAGATCCCATACCTATAGACGCTCTGGCCATATTGCAGAAGCTAGGAGTACAGCCAGTCTACATCCAACTGAAAATGAAGGGGGCCTACCAAGATGGTGTTGTCATAGATGCGGAACAACTGAAGATAGACTTGGATTCCTACAGGAATGAGGTAGCCGTAGCTGGGAGAAACTCAGCGACTCTAGCGTCTGAGATAGCCCTTCCGATACCCGAGGTGTTGAAGGCGAGCATAACCAAGGCGTTCCAAAGGGCCACGGCAGTCTCGGCTGAAGCTGGGTTCGTAACACCAGAGACGGCCCAGGCCGTGTTCAGCAGGGCAGTGGCAAAAGCGACGGCCCTAGCGTTAGCAATCTCGGGCTCTGTCAACCTCGGGGTGGTGCCAGCACAGCAGGCTGCTCCACAGCAGGAGGCCAAGAAGGAGAAAGAAGAGGAGAAGAAGGGACCAAGCGAGGAGGAATTGGCGGAAGGACTGTCCTCCCTCTTCGGCTAA
- the rpl12p gene encoding 50S ribosomal protein P1 produces MEYIYASLLLHAAKKDINEDALKNVLSAAGIEVDEVRLKAVAAALKEVNIDEVLKSAATAPVAVAAVPAQQAAPQQEAKKEKEEEKKGPSEEELAEGLSSLFG; encoded by the coding sequence ATGGAGTATATATACGCTAGTCTCCTGCTACATGCTGCGAAGAAAGACATAAACGAGGACGCTCTAAAGAACGTTCTAAGTGCAGCTGGCATTGAGGTGGACGAAGTGAGACTCAAGGCTGTTGCCGCGGCCCTCAAGGAGGTCAACATAGACGAAGTCTTGAAGTCGGCTGCCACGGCCCCGGTCGCGGTAGCAGCTGTGCCAGCACAGCAGGCTGCTCCACAGCAGGAGGCCAAGAAGGAGAAAGAAGAGGAGAAGAAGGGACCAAGCGAGGAGGAATTGGCGGAAGGACTGTCCTCCCTCTTCGGCTGA
- a CDS encoding MMPL family transporter, protein MELFSSHLNNAYVTGHLPIYAESAFATSSELEIVDLITILAVVLLLTLLLRAVVPILTLVITAGSALDLAYGLTYVSSLLGYRMYYISGFVVAPIVFGLTVDYSMLLLYRYFEGLRTAEGSLDRALRSSRRTVYMSGISVTLGFSSFLLTPSPLLRNIGLSLIIAAASSVAASTTFYPSLLSIVNPRTMAFPRRELPDPDDVRQSYLEAASTFAVRKKWLVVGLMIALTAGSLLVLVTHPTNLSVGEILPSGSGAVKGEAILSSMYNYSQLYAITSSQEQTKALTKALLEEGAWVYGPYSLGRGLLSRPLTGPFYRDGHYLVEAIVPGAVFSNEAIQATARVTGLGLVGGSNAQRLDIVNNTVFSYFHYTLPITVVLILAYLFVAMGSAITPPRLAATVLVSSLAGVATVELIFGSVYWLSPLIVFALMFSLGIDYDVFLVSRIMEEEGGDEEVRVIRAVKSTGLVITAAGLVLGVAFFSLTTANMRFLEEIGVGVGVSVLVDTFVVRTVFVPAVMAILKELNWWPKKRVKPS, encoded by the coding sequence GTGGAGCTCTTCTCCTCTCACCTCAACAATGCATACGTCACGGGTCACCTCCCCATATACGCGGAGTCGGCCTTCGCGACCAGCTCGGAGCTTGAGATAGTGGACCTTATAACTATTCTAGCAGTTGTCCTCCTCCTTACTCTGCTGTTGAGGGCAGTAGTCCCGATTCTCACCCTGGTGATTACTGCCGGTTCCGCCCTAGACTTGGCCTACGGACTGACCTACGTCTCTTCCCTACTGGGGTACAGGATGTACTACATATCAGGTTTCGTGGTGGCCCCTATAGTGTTCGGACTCACAGTGGACTACTCCATGCTCCTACTCTACAGGTACTTCGAGGGACTGAGGACGGCTGAGGGCTCGCTCGATAGGGCACTCAGGAGCTCTAGGAGGACGGTTTACATGAGCGGGATATCAGTTACCTTGGGGTTCTCTTCGTTCCTCCTCACCCCCTCTCCGCTCCTGAGGAACATAGGCCTCTCGCTCATCATCGCGGCGGCCAGCTCAGTTGCAGCCTCCACCACGTTCTACCCCTCTCTGCTCTCCATCGTAAATCCAAGGACCATGGCATTCCCTCGACGCGAGTTGCCCGATCCCGACGACGTAAGACAGAGCTACCTAGAGGCCGCGTCCACCTTCGCGGTCAGAAAGAAGTGGCTAGTCGTAGGACTCATGATTGCCTTAACCGCAGGCTCCCTCCTCGTCTTGGTTACCCACCCAACTAACCTCAGCGTGGGGGAGATCCTCCCGTCAGGCTCAGGCGCAGTCAAGGGTGAGGCGATACTCTCTTCCATGTACAACTACAGCCAGCTATACGCTATAACATCCTCGCAGGAACAGACGAAGGCCCTAACGAAGGCCCTCCTGGAGGAGGGGGCGTGGGTCTACGGCCCTTACTCTCTGGGGAGGGGTCTCCTCAGCCGGCCACTGACTGGACCGTTCTACAGGGATGGGCACTACCTTGTGGAAGCCATAGTACCTGGGGCCGTGTTCTCTAATGAGGCCATACAGGCCACAGCTAGGGTGACTGGACTCGGGTTGGTGGGTGGCTCCAACGCTCAGAGGCTGGACATAGTGAACAACACGGTCTTCAGTTACTTTCACTACACTCTACCCATCACCGTGGTCCTCATATTGGCGTACCTGTTCGTCGCGATGGGCTCGGCGATTACACCTCCCAGACTGGCTGCCACGGTGTTGGTGAGTAGCTTAGCTGGAGTAGCAACAGTGGAGCTGATCTTCGGCTCGGTCTACTGGCTCTCCCCACTAATAGTGTTTGCCCTAATGTTTTCGCTCGGAATAGACTACGACGTCTTCCTGGTGAGCAGAATTATGGAAGAGGAAGGAGGAGACGAGGAAGTGCGAGTGATCAGGGCCGTGAAGTCCACTGGGTTAGTCATAACTGCGGCTGGACTTGTCCTAGGAGTCGCCTTTTTCTCCTTAACTACAGCCAACATGCGGTTCCTCGAAGAGATAGGGGTGGGGGTAGGTGTGTCGGTCTTGGTCGACACCTTCGTAGTTAGAACAGTTTTCGTCCCAGCGGTGATGGCCATCCTCAAGGAACTGAACTGGTGGCCCAAAAAGAGGGTTAAGCCTTCTTGA
- the psmB gene encoding archaeal proteasome endopeptidase complex subunit beta, whose translation MERPDEMKIKTLKGTTTVGLRTKDGVVLAADRRASAGFYVAHKNVRKVLYVTDKLAVTTAGSVADIQFLYNVLSNVYRYNSLIGRPTTIKAMSTYVANILSSSKYFPYVVQFLIGGYDDAPKLYNLDYLGDMTEEKFVATGSGSPVAIGLLEDEYSEEMELDQAVDLARRAITSAIKRDSFTGTSVIVAKLYKDGHQEFEFPVKKA comes from the coding sequence ATGGAAAGACCTGACGAAATGAAGATAAAGACCCTGAAGGGAACAACAACGGTAGGCCTGCGAACTAAGGACGGTGTTGTTTTGGCCGCGGATAGGAGGGCCAGTGCGGGGTTTTACGTGGCCCACAAGAACGTCAGGAAGGTCCTCTACGTTACTGATAAGCTCGCCGTTACCACGGCGGGGAGTGTGGCTGATATTCAGTTCCTTTACAACGTGCTCAGTAACGTGTACAGGTATAACTCCTTGATTGGTAGGCCCACTACAATAAAGGCCATGTCAACTTACGTAGCAAACATCCTCTCCAGTTCCAAATATTTCCCTTACGTTGTGCAGTTCCTCATAGGCGGCTACGACGATGCTCCGAAGTTGTACAACTTGGACTACCTAGGAGACATGACAGAAGAGAAGTTCGTTGCTACTGGATCGGGTTCACCCGTTGCCATAGGTCTCCTGGAGGACGAGTACAGCGAGGAGATGGAATTGGACCAAGCTGTGGACTTGGCCAGGAGAGCCATAACTTCTGCAATAAAGAGGGACTCTTTCACTGGGACTAGCGTCATAGTGGCGAAGCTGTACAAGGACGGACATCAGGAGTTCGAATTCCCCGTCAAGAAGGCTTAA